The following is a genomic window from Dryobates pubescens isolate bDryPub1 chromosome 5, bDryPub1.pri, whole genome shotgun sequence.
AGGCGCAGGCGCAGTCCCCGCCCGAGGCCGCGCGGGAAGCGGGGTAGCGCGCGCAAGACACCCCGGAGCGGAAAGGGGCGGGAAAATGAGCGCCCAGTTCCGCCTACCCCGCGAGCCGGCGGCAGCTCATGCGCAGATGCGCTGCGGCGAGTGGCGGCGGAGGGTGGCGCCGTTGAGCGgtggggcggggcgggcggggcgCGGGCCGCGCATGCGCGGTGGCGGCGGAGGAGGGGAAGTGAGGCGGGCTCGCGAGGCGCCTTTTCCGGCGGTGCTGGCTGAGGGAGCGGCGCGGAGCGGAGCCGGCCCCGAGCCCCGCTGGGCCGTCCTCAGGTAACTTGCCGCCGGTTCCTGCTTCCTTGTCTCCTGTTCGCCCGCCTCGGCCCGCCGCCCTGTCTCACATTCTCTCCCGTCCCTCTGCAGGTTGGGACGCCGAGCCGCCGCCCTCTGAGCCGGCATCCATGAGCTGAGAGGCGCCGGGGTGGGAGCCAAGGCAGCGAGCCGggcggagccgccgccgccgcctaaGGCCCGGTGGAGGAGCGGAGCAGAACGCGGCGCGGCCACTCTTCCCGCACCGCTGAggcttctcctcacccccacccctttgCTCCCGTCCTGCTTCTTCCGCAGCCGCCCCATGCGCGGCCGGCGTTGAGCCCCGCCTGCCCTTGCCCTGACACCCCCTCCTACCCCTTTCGCCCCGCCGGACCGGCTCCGCTCCGCTTCGGCCCCCGCCCAGAGCGGGCTGCTCGGGTGGGTCGGCGCTcgccctctgctcccccccaacccctgcccCGGAGGCGCCGGGCCCCTTGGATGCCGCCGAGATGGGCAAGGTGCTGTCCAAGATCTTCGGCAACAAGGAGATGCGGATCCTGATGCTGGGTCTGGACGCGGCTGGTAAAACTACCATCCTGTACAAACTGAAGCTGGGCCAGTCCGTCACCACCATCCCTACCGTGGGCTTCAACGTGGAGACGGTTACGTACAAAAACGTCAAGTTCAACGTGTGGGATGTGGGGGGCCAGGACAAGATCCGTCCCCTCTGGAGGCATTACTACACGGGCACGCAAGGCTTGATCTTTGTGGTGGACTGCGCCGATCGAGACCGCATCGACGAGGCCCGCCAGGAGCTCCACCGCATTATCAACGACAGGGAGATGCGGGACGCCATCATCCTCATCTTCGCCaacaagcaggacctgcccgaTGCCATGAAACCCCATGAAATCCAGGAGAAACTGGGCCTGACCCGAATCAGGGATAGAAATTGGTACGTGCAGCCCTCCTGTGCTACTACAGGGGATGGACTCTATGAAGGGCTGACATGGTTAACGTCCAATTATAAATCCTAATGAGAGAATTTAACTATTTAGTCT
Proteins encoded in this region:
- the ARF6 gene encoding ADP-ribosylation factor 6 — translated: MGKVLSKIFGNKEMRILMLGLDAAGKTTILYKLKLGQSVTTIPTVGFNVETVTYKNVKFNVWDVGGQDKIRPLWRHYYTGTQGLIFVVDCADRDRIDEARQELHRIINDREMRDAIILIFANKQDLPDAMKPHEIQEKLGLTRIRDRNWYVQPSCATTGDGLYEGLTWLTSNYKS